Proteins encoded in a region of the Drosophila sechellia strain sech25 chromosome 2L, ASM438219v1, whole genome shotgun sequence genome:
- the LOC6614589 gene encoding transcription factor hamlet isoform X4, whose protein sequence is MDAFFKDRAQAEHILQEWVRRREPVCELDIRDSGGVYAKTPLQRGTRYGPFPMKLSHQPNDPQLAWKAHSRHYNGWLEPTEDVSTWLKKIRSVQDDCIGEANLQSYINAGYLWYETNRYVNAGSEMVVDGRPKSPVQLNEDFMNGGKVLAAAAAAAAAVVAASSSGAKSGGGGSSAPSDDRSDRDNGSLYSGDEFSKDKKNSSLIREGDIDFTDDENGFDIRCEVCDKVYPDLDLLDDHLIGAHHFKQDEFPCKQCALRFCHRPLLIKHEAISHNNIRKYSCENCSKVFCDPSNLQRHIRAYHVGARCHPCPECGKTFGTSSGLKQHQHIHSSVKPFACEVCSKAYTQFSNLCRHKRMHATCRMQIKCDKCNQSFSTLTSLTKHKKFCDSTGPGPYRNQHVNRHHQHPHQHPLPHQPHLAATATSTCPAPPRESSESSSSAAAAAVAAMSTPPNPFLMFRTAPSFFPGFPPYGFSPFLPQNPLHPTNIPMFFSKNPMDLGCGGPEITSPVSAFDQKLPFGFLKGENCESQAYDKVTEKELAFKADEKLKKEPLVQAFEGEEDESRNSLDIKEKLEDARNDSKSEEQDDMKQEPERVSSPDQQQAEDDRKSIDIMSTPPPADTPSGVDGPLDLSICRKRSPGSFFNAPAEENLMLHRFMPRLHEFEAERGPPLKMRKSHSSAESSTSQKSHKGSSPTPTPTASPGLTPSPSPPTSAGGELSSTSEGGAVPTIAAAAFAADHSALASGPTLPQTHPTFHPLLLEEIYRSGFPFLCQPGGRRGIEALLAGAAAAAPKRPLPPVKFSTGSVVGLKTKDRYSCKFCGKVFPRSANLTRHLRTHTGEQPYPCKYCDRAFSISSNLQRHVRNIHNKERPFRCELCDRSFGQQTNLDRHVKKHESEGNNFRDSPSSSGIAEREEYFDDIRKFMNRVYTPNSLVGNEGDTEEYANSDDQSVTLEKDSGNFNNNSSNISNNNSSGGNNNNNAKAITISS, encoded by the exons ATGGATGCCTTCTTCAAGGACCGCGCCCAGGCGGAGCACATCCTGCAGGAGTGGGTGCGAAGGCGCGAACCAGTCTGTGAGCTGGACATCCGTGATAGTGGTGGCGTCTACGCCAAGACGCCGCTCCAGAGGGGCACTCGCTACGGACCCTTTCCCATGAAGCTCAGCCACCAACCCAATGATCCTCAGCTGGCCTGGAAG GCCCATAGTAGACACTATAATGGATGGCTAGAGCCCACAGAAGATGTGTCCACGTGGTTGAAAAAAATCCGAAGCGTTCAGGACGATTGTATAGGCGAGGCTAATTTACAGAGTTACATTAATGCTGGTTAT CTGTGGTACGAGACGAATCGGTACGTGAATGCTGGCAGTGAAATGGTCGTCGACGGGCGGCCCAAGAGTCCTGTTCAACTGAACGAGGACTTCATGAACGGCGGCAAGGTCCtggcagcagccgcagcagcagccgccgcagTGGTAGCCGCCTCCTCCTCGGGAGCAAAGAGCGGCGGTGGGGGCAGCTCCGCGCCCAGCGATGATCGCAGCGATCGTGATAATG GCTCCCTGTACAGTGGCGACGAATTCTCCAAGGATAAGAAAAACTCCTCGCTAATCAGAGAGGGCGACATCGATTTCACAGACGACGAAAACGGTTTCGATATACGCTGTGAGGTCTGTGATAAAGTCTATCCGGATTTGGATCT CTTGGACGATCATCTGATAGGCGCTCACCATTTCAAGCAGGACGAATTCCCCTGCAAGCAATGCGCTCTGCGATTTTGCCATCGTCCTTTGCTGATTAAACACGAAGCTATCTCCCACAATAACATACGCAAATATTCCTGCGAAAATTGCAGCAAG GTATTTTGTGACCCCTCGAATCTACAGCGGCATATTCGCGCCTACCACGTCGGAGCTCGCTGTCATCCGTGTCCGGAGTGCGGGAAAACGTTCGGAACCTCGTCGGGCCTGAAGCAGCACCAGCACATCCACAGCTCCGTGAAGCCCTTCGCCTGCGAGGTGTGCTCCaaggcgtatacgcaattctCGAATCTGTGCCGGCACAAGCGGATGCACGCCACCTGTCGGATGCAGATCAAGTGCGACAAGTGCAACCAGAGCTTCAGCACGTTGACCTCCCTGACCAAGCACAAAAAGTTCTGTGATTCAACGGGTCCGGGTCCGTATCGAAACCAGCACGTGAATCGCCACCATCAGCACCCGCACCAGCACCCACTTCCGCATCAGCCCCACCTGGCCGCCACTGCCACATCCACCTGTCCAGCGCCACCAAGAGAATCTTCGGAGTCCTCGTCctcagcagcagctgccgccgTTGCCGCCATGTCGACGCCACCGAATCCTTTCCTAATGTTCCGCACTGCACCGTCTTTCTTTCCCGGATTTCCGCCTTACGGATTCTCCCCCTTTCTACCACAAAATCCGCTGCATCCTACGAACATTCCAATGTTTTTCTCGAAAAATCCCATGGATTTGGGTTGCGGTGGCCCGGAAATCACCTCACCCGTTTCCGCCTTTGATCAGAAACTACCATTTGGCTTTCTGAAGGGTGAGAACTGTGAATCGCAGGCCTATGATAAAGTTACGGAGAAGGAGTTGGCCTTCAAGGCGGACGAAAAACTGAAGAAGGAGCCACTTGTGCAGGCTTTCGAAGGCGAAGAGGACGAGAGCCGGAATTCCCTGGACATTAAGGAGAAATTGGAGGACGCCAGAAACGACTCAAAATCTGAGGAGCAGGACGATATGAAGCAGGAACCCGAAAGGGTTAGCAGTCCCGATCAACAGCAGGCCGAGGATGATAGG AAATCCATTGACATCATGAGCACACCACCACCCGCAGACACTCCCTCTGGAGTAGATGGACCGTTGGACCTTTCCATCTGCCGCAAACGCTCGCCTGGATCATTCTTTAACGCACCGGCAGAGGAAAACCTTATGCTCCATAGGTTCATGCCCAGGTTACACGAATTTGAAGCAGAAAGGGGGCCGCCGCTGAAAATGCGCAAATCACACAGCTCGGCGGAGTCGTCCACCTCGCAGAAGTCCCACAAGGGCAGCAGTCCCAcacccacgcccaccgccTCGCCCGGACTCACCCCTTCGCCGTCGCCACCCACAAGTGCGGGCGGCGAGCTGAGCAGCACGTCCGAGGGCGGAGCGGTACCGACGATAGCGGCAGCAGCGTTCGCAGCGGACCACAGCGCTCTGGCCTCTGGGCCAACGCTTCCGCAGACTCATCCCACCTTTCATCCGCTGTTGCTGGAGGAGATCTACCGCTCGGGGTTTCCTTTTTTATGCCAACCGGGCGGACGGCGCGGCATTGAGGCGCTGCTGGCGGGAGCCGCCGCAGCTGCCCCAAAGCGGCCGCTTCCGCCCGTGAAGTTCTCAACGGGCAGTGTGGTGGGACTCAAGACGAAGGATCGCTACAGCTGCAAGTTCTGCGGCAAGGTGTTCCCCAGATCGGCCAATCTGACGAGGCATTTGAGGACGCACACGGGCGAGCAGCCGTATCCCTGCAAGTACTGCGATCGGGCATTCAGTATATCCTCGAACCTGCAGCGCCATGTGAGGAACATCCACAACAAGGAGCGTCCTTTTCGCTGCGAGCTCTGCGATAGATCCTTTGGCCAGCAGACGAATCTCGATCGGCACGTGAAGAAGCACGAGTCGGAGGGCAACAATTTCCGGGATTCGCCCAGTTCCAGTGGCATTGCCGAAAGGGAGGAGTACTTCGATGACATAAGGAAGTTCATGAATCGGGTCTACACGCCCAACAGTCTGGTCGGCAATGAGGGCGATACCGAGGAGTATGCCAATAGCGACGATCAGTCTGTGACTCTGGAAAAGGACAGCGGCAActtcaacaacaacagcagcaacatcagcaacaacaacagcagcggcggcaacaacaacaacaacgccaAGGCCATTACAATAAGCTCTTAG
- the LOC6614589 gene encoding transcription factor hamlet isoform X2, which yields MLFDRYVISGSGGDDFDPSASVARHHHHLHHLDLSARSQGFNPLSEQIEDSFAARHHLPQQDPVEGSPPRRDHLDIQDQELLHHPNHFHQQNQRQQPPPPTLPLSVESSSAAADGMDAFFKDRAQAEHILQEWVRRREPVCELDIRDSGGVYAKTPLQRGTRYGPFPMKLSHQPNDPQLAWKAHSRHYNGWLEPTEDVSTWLKKIRSVQDDCIGEANLQSYINAGYLWYETNRYVNAGSEMVVDGRPKSPVQLNEDFMNGGKVLAAAAAAAAAVVAASSSGAKSGGGGSSAPSDDRSDRDNGSLYSGDEFSKDKKNSSLIREGDIDFTDDENGFDIRCEVCDKVYPDLDLLDDHLIGAHHFKQDEFPCKQCALRFCHRPLLIKHEAISHNNIRKYSCENCSKVFCDPSNLQRHIRAYHVGARCHPCPECGKTFGTSSGLKQHQHIHSSVKPFACEVCSKAYTQFSNLCRHKRMHATCRMQIKCDKCNQSFSTLTSLTKHKKFCDSTGPGPYRNQHVNRHHQHPHQHPLPHQPHLAATATSTCPAPPRESSESSSSAAAAAVAAMSTPPNPFLMFRTAPSFFPGFPPYGFSPFLPQNPLHPTNIPMFFSKNPMDLGCGGPEITSPVSAFDQKLPFGFLKGENCESQAYDKVTEKELAFKADEKLKKEPLVQAFEGEEDESRNSLDIKEKLEDARNDSKSEEQDDMKQEPERVSSPDQQQAEDDRKSIDIMSTPPPADTPSGVDGPLDLSICRKRSPGSFFNAPAEENLMLHRFMPRLHEFEAERGPPLKMRKSHSSAESSTSQKSHKGSSPTPTPTASPGLTPSPSPPTSAGGELSSTSEGGAVPTIAAAAFAADHSALASGPTLPQTHPTFHPLLLEEIYRSGFPFLCQPGGRRGIEALLAGAAAAAPKRPLPPVKFSTGSVVGLKTKDRYSCKFCGKVFPRSANLTRHLRTHTGEQPYPCKYCDRAFSISSNLQRHVRNIHNKERPFRCELCDRSFGQQTNLDRHVKKHESEGNNFRDSPSSSGIAEREEYFDDIRKFMNRVYTPNSLVGNEGDTEEYANSDDQSVTLEKDSGNFNNNSSNISNNNSSGGNNNNNAKAITISS from the exons ATGCTGTTCGATCGATATGTCATATCAG GCTCCGGAGGCGACGACTTCGATCCAAGTGCAAGTGTAGCGCGCCACCATCATCACCTCCATCACCTGGATCTGAGTGCCAGGAGTCAGGGCTTCAATCCGCTGTCTGAACAAATCGAGGATTCATTCGCTGCCCGCCATCACTTACCGCAGCAGGATCCCGTGGAAGGATCTCCGCCGAGGCGGGATCATCTTGATATACAGGATCAGGAGCTCCTTCACCATCCAAATCACTTCCACCAGCAGAACCAGCGACAACAGCCACCGCCTCCCACGTTGCCACTGTCCGTGGaatcctcctccgccgccgccgacgGCATGGATGCCTTCTTCAAGGACCGCGCCCAGGCGGAGCACATCCTGCAGGAGTGGGTGCGAAGGCGCGAACCAGTCTGTGAGCTGGACATCCGTGATAGTGGTGGCGTCTACGCCAAGACGCCGCTCCAGAGGGGCACTCGCTACGGACCCTTTCCCATGAAGCTCAGCCACCAACCCAATGATCCTCAGCTGGCCTGGAAG GCCCATAGTAGACACTATAATGGATGGCTAGAGCCCACAGAAGATGTGTCCACGTGGTTGAAAAAAATCCGAAGCGTTCAGGACGATTGTATAGGCGAGGCTAATTTACAGAGTTACATTAATGCTGGTTAT CTGTGGTACGAGACGAATCGGTACGTGAATGCTGGCAGTGAAATGGTCGTCGACGGGCGGCCCAAGAGTCCTGTTCAACTGAACGAGGACTTCATGAACGGCGGCAAGGTCCtggcagcagccgcagcagcagccgccgcagTGGTAGCCGCCTCCTCCTCGGGAGCAAAGAGCGGCGGTGGGGGCAGCTCCGCGCCCAGCGATGATCGCAGCGATCGTGATAATG GCTCCCTGTACAGTGGCGACGAATTCTCCAAGGATAAGAAAAACTCCTCGCTAATCAGAGAGGGCGACATCGATTTCACAGACGACGAAAACGGTTTCGATATACGCTGTGAGGTCTGTGATAAAGTCTATCCGGATTTGGATCT CTTGGACGATCATCTGATAGGCGCTCACCATTTCAAGCAGGACGAATTCCCCTGCAAGCAATGCGCTCTGCGATTTTGCCATCGTCCTTTGCTGATTAAACACGAAGCTATCTCCCACAATAACATACGCAAATATTCCTGCGAAAATTGCAGCAAG GTATTTTGTGACCCCTCGAATCTACAGCGGCATATTCGCGCCTACCACGTCGGAGCTCGCTGTCATCCGTGTCCGGAGTGCGGGAAAACGTTCGGAACCTCGTCGGGCCTGAAGCAGCACCAGCACATCCACAGCTCCGTGAAGCCCTTCGCCTGCGAGGTGTGCTCCaaggcgtatacgcaattctCGAATCTGTGCCGGCACAAGCGGATGCACGCCACCTGTCGGATGCAGATCAAGTGCGACAAGTGCAACCAGAGCTTCAGCACGTTGACCTCCCTGACCAAGCACAAAAAGTTCTGTGATTCAACGGGTCCGGGTCCGTATCGAAACCAGCACGTGAATCGCCACCATCAGCACCCGCACCAGCACCCACTTCCGCATCAGCCCCACCTGGCCGCCACTGCCACATCCACCTGTCCAGCGCCACCAAGAGAATCTTCGGAGTCCTCGTCctcagcagcagctgccgccgTTGCCGCCATGTCGACGCCACCGAATCCTTTCCTAATGTTCCGCACTGCACCGTCTTTCTTTCCCGGATTTCCGCCTTACGGATTCTCCCCCTTTCTACCACAAAATCCGCTGCATCCTACGAACATTCCAATGTTTTTCTCGAAAAATCCCATGGATTTGGGTTGCGGTGGCCCGGAAATCACCTCACCCGTTTCCGCCTTTGATCAGAAACTACCATTTGGCTTTCTGAAGGGTGAGAACTGTGAATCGCAGGCCTATGATAAAGTTACGGAGAAGGAGTTGGCCTTCAAGGCGGACGAAAAACTGAAGAAGGAGCCACTTGTGCAGGCTTTCGAAGGCGAAGAGGACGAGAGCCGGAATTCCCTGGACATTAAGGAGAAATTGGAGGACGCCAGAAACGACTCAAAATCTGAGGAGCAGGACGATATGAAGCAGGAACCCGAAAGGGTTAGCAGTCCCGATCAACAGCAGGCCGAGGATGATAGG AAATCCATTGACATCATGAGCACACCACCACCCGCAGACACTCCCTCTGGAGTAGATGGACCGTTGGACCTTTCCATCTGCCGCAAACGCTCGCCTGGATCATTCTTTAACGCACCGGCAGAGGAAAACCTTATGCTCCATAGGTTCATGCCCAGGTTACACGAATTTGAAGCAGAAAGGGGGCCGCCGCTGAAAATGCGCAAATCACACAGCTCGGCGGAGTCGTCCACCTCGCAGAAGTCCCACAAGGGCAGCAGTCCCAcacccacgcccaccgccTCGCCCGGACTCACCCCTTCGCCGTCGCCACCCACAAGTGCGGGCGGCGAGCTGAGCAGCACGTCCGAGGGCGGAGCGGTACCGACGATAGCGGCAGCAGCGTTCGCAGCGGACCACAGCGCTCTGGCCTCTGGGCCAACGCTTCCGCAGACTCATCCCACCTTTCATCCGCTGTTGCTGGAGGAGATCTACCGCTCGGGGTTTCCTTTTTTATGCCAACCGGGCGGACGGCGCGGCATTGAGGCGCTGCTGGCGGGAGCCGCCGCAGCTGCCCCAAAGCGGCCGCTTCCGCCCGTGAAGTTCTCAACGGGCAGTGTGGTGGGACTCAAGACGAAGGATCGCTACAGCTGCAAGTTCTGCGGCAAGGTGTTCCCCAGATCGGCCAATCTGACGAGGCATTTGAGGACGCACACGGGCGAGCAGCCGTATCCCTGCAAGTACTGCGATCGGGCATTCAGTATATCCTCGAACCTGCAGCGCCATGTGAGGAACATCCACAACAAGGAGCGTCCTTTTCGCTGCGAGCTCTGCGATAGATCCTTTGGCCAGCAGACGAATCTCGATCGGCACGTGAAGAAGCACGAGTCGGAGGGCAACAATTTCCGGGATTCGCCCAGTTCCAGTGGCATTGCCGAAAGGGAGGAGTACTTCGATGACATAAGGAAGTTCATGAATCGGGTCTACACGCCCAACAGTCTGGTCGGCAATGAGGGCGATACCGAGGAGTATGCCAATAGCGACGATCAGTCTGTGACTCTGGAAAAGGACAGCGGCAActtcaacaacaacagcagcaacatcagcaacaacaacagcagcggcggcaacaacaacaacaacgccaAGGCCATTACAATAAGCTCTTAG
- the LOC6614589 gene encoding transcription factor hamlet isoform X1 has product MTSLLEIIMRSKAIARKFNQGSGGDDFDPSASVARHHHHLHHLDLSARSQGFNPLSEQIEDSFAARHHLPQQDPVEGSPPRRDHLDIQDQELLHHPNHFHQQNQRQQPPPPTLPLSVESSSAAADGMDAFFKDRAQAEHILQEWVRRREPVCELDIRDSGGVYAKTPLQRGTRYGPFPMKLSHQPNDPQLAWKAHSRHYNGWLEPTEDVSTWLKKIRSVQDDCIGEANLQSYINAGYLWYETNRYVNAGSEMVVDGRPKSPVQLNEDFMNGGKVLAAAAAAAAAVVAASSSGAKSGGGGSSAPSDDRSDRDNGSLYSGDEFSKDKKNSSLIREGDIDFTDDENGFDIRCEVCDKVYPDLDLLDDHLIGAHHFKQDEFPCKQCALRFCHRPLLIKHEAISHNNIRKYSCENCSKVFCDPSNLQRHIRAYHVGARCHPCPECGKTFGTSSGLKQHQHIHSSVKPFACEVCSKAYTQFSNLCRHKRMHATCRMQIKCDKCNQSFSTLTSLTKHKKFCDSTGPGPYRNQHVNRHHQHPHQHPLPHQPHLAATATSTCPAPPRESSESSSSAAAAAVAAMSTPPNPFLMFRTAPSFFPGFPPYGFSPFLPQNPLHPTNIPMFFSKNPMDLGCGGPEITSPVSAFDQKLPFGFLKGENCESQAYDKVTEKELAFKADEKLKKEPLVQAFEGEEDESRNSLDIKEKLEDARNDSKSEEQDDMKQEPERVSSPDQQQAEDDRKSIDIMSTPPPADTPSGVDGPLDLSICRKRSPGSFFNAPAEENLMLHRFMPRLHEFEAERGPPLKMRKSHSSAESSTSQKSHKGSSPTPTPTASPGLTPSPSPPTSAGGELSSTSEGGAVPTIAAAAFAADHSALASGPTLPQTHPTFHPLLLEEIYRSGFPFLCQPGGRRGIEALLAGAAAAAPKRPLPPVKFSTGSVVGLKTKDRYSCKFCGKVFPRSANLTRHLRTHTGEQPYPCKYCDRAFSISSNLQRHVRNIHNKERPFRCELCDRSFGQQTNLDRHVKKHESEGNNFRDSPSSSGIAEREEYFDDIRKFMNRVYTPNSLVGNEGDTEEYANSDDQSVTLEKDSGNFNNNSSNISNNNSSGGNNNNNAKAITISS; this is encoded by the exons GCTCCGGAGGCGACGACTTCGATCCAAGTGCAAGTGTAGCGCGCCACCATCATCACCTCCATCACCTGGATCTGAGTGCCAGGAGTCAGGGCTTCAATCCGCTGTCTGAACAAATCGAGGATTCATTCGCTGCCCGCCATCACTTACCGCAGCAGGATCCCGTGGAAGGATCTCCGCCGAGGCGGGATCATCTTGATATACAGGATCAGGAGCTCCTTCACCATCCAAATCACTTCCACCAGCAGAACCAGCGACAACAGCCACCGCCTCCCACGTTGCCACTGTCCGTGGaatcctcctccgccgccgccgacgGCATGGATGCCTTCTTCAAGGACCGCGCCCAGGCGGAGCACATCCTGCAGGAGTGGGTGCGAAGGCGCGAACCAGTCTGTGAGCTGGACATCCGTGATAGTGGTGGCGTCTACGCCAAGACGCCGCTCCAGAGGGGCACTCGCTACGGACCCTTTCCCATGAAGCTCAGCCACCAACCCAATGATCCTCAGCTGGCCTGGAAG GCCCATAGTAGACACTATAATGGATGGCTAGAGCCCACAGAAGATGTGTCCACGTGGTTGAAAAAAATCCGAAGCGTTCAGGACGATTGTATAGGCGAGGCTAATTTACAGAGTTACATTAATGCTGGTTAT CTGTGGTACGAGACGAATCGGTACGTGAATGCTGGCAGTGAAATGGTCGTCGACGGGCGGCCCAAGAGTCCTGTTCAACTGAACGAGGACTTCATGAACGGCGGCAAGGTCCtggcagcagccgcagcagcagccgccgcagTGGTAGCCGCCTCCTCCTCGGGAGCAAAGAGCGGCGGTGGGGGCAGCTCCGCGCCCAGCGATGATCGCAGCGATCGTGATAATG GCTCCCTGTACAGTGGCGACGAATTCTCCAAGGATAAGAAAAACTCCTCGCTAATCAGAGAGGGCGACATCGATTTCACAGACGACGAAAACGGTTTCGATATACGCTGTGAGGTCTGTGATAAAGTCTATCCGGATTTGGATCT CTTGGACGATCATCTGATAGGCGCTCACCATTTCAAGCAGGACGAATTCCCCTGCAAGCAATGCGCTCTGCGATTTTGCCATCGTCCTTTGCTGATTAAACACGAAGCTATCTCCCACAATAACATACGCAAATATTCCTGCGAAAATTGCAGCAAG GTATTTTGTGACCCCTCGAATCTACAGCGGCATATTCGCGCCTACCACGTCGGAGCTCGCTGTCATCCGTGTCCGGAGTGCGGGAAAACGTTCGGAACCTCGTCGGGCCTGAAGCAGCACCAGCACATCCACAGCTCCGTGAAGCCCTTCGCCTGCGAGGTGTGCTCCaaggcgtatacgcaattctCGAATCTGTGCCGGCACAAGCGGATGCACGCCACCTGTCGGATGCAGATCAAGTGCGACAAGTGCAACCAGAGCTTCAGCACGTTGACCTCCCTGACCAAGCACAAAAAGTTCTGTGATTCAACGGGTCCGGGTCCGTATCGAAACCAGCACGTGAATCGCCACCATCAGCACCCGCACCAGCACCCACTTCCGCATCAGCCCCACCTGGCCGCCACTGCCACATCCACCTGTCCAGCGCCACCAAGAGAATCTTCGGAGTCCTCGTCctcagcagcagctgccgccgTTGCCGCCATGTCGACGCCACCGAATCCTTTCCTAATGTTCCGCACTGCACCGTCTTTCTTTCCCGGATTTCCGCCTTACGGATTCTCCCCCTTTCTACCACAAAATCCGCTGCATCCTACGAACATTCCAATGTTTTTCTCGAAAAATCCCATGGATTTGGGTTGCGGTGGCCCGGAAATCACCTCACCCGTTTCCGCCTTTGATCAGAAACTACCATTTGGCTTTCTGAAGGGTGAGAACTGTGAATCGCAGGCCTATGATAAAGTTACGGAGAAGGAGTTGGCCTTCAAGGCGGACGAAAAACTGAAGAAGGAGCCACTTGTGCAGGCTTTCGAAGGCGAAGAGGACGAGAGCCGGAATTCCCTGGACATTAAGGAGAAATTGGAGGACGCCAGAAACGACTCAAAATCTGAGGAGCAGGACGATATGAAGCAGGAACCCGAAAGGGTTAGCAGTCCCGATCAACAGCAGGCCGAGGATGATAGG AAATCCATTGACATCATGAGCACACCACCACCCGCAGACACTCCCTCTGGAGTAGATGGACCGTTGGACCTTTCCATCTGCCGCAAACGCTCGCCTGGATCATTCTTTAACGCACCGGCAGAGGAAAACCTTATGCTCCATAGGTTCATGCCCAGGTTACACGAATTTGAAGCAGAAAGGGGGCCGCCGCTGAAAATGCGCAAATCACACAGCTCGGCGGAGTCGTCCACCTCGCAGAAGTCCCACAAGGGCAGCAGTCCCAcacccacgcccaccgccTCGCCCGGACTCACCCCTTCGCCGTCGCCACCCACAAGTGCGGGCGGCGAGCTGAGCAGCACGTCCGAGGGCGGAGCGGTACCGACGATAGCGGCAGCAGCGTTCGCAGCGGACCACAGCGCTCTGGCCTCTGGGCCAACGCTTCCGCAGACTCATCCCACCTTTCATCCGCTGTTGCTGGAGGAGATCTACCGCTCGGGGTTTCCTTTTTTATGCCAACCGGGCGGACGGCGCGGCATTGAGGCGCTGCTGGCGGGAGCCGCCGCAGCTGCCCCAAAGCGGCCGCTTCCGCCCGTGAAGTTCTCAACGGGCAGTGTGGTGGGACTCAAGACGAAGGATCGCTACAGCTGCAAGTTCTGCGGCAAGGTGTTCCCCAGATCGGCCAATCTGACGAGGCATTTGAGGACGCACACGGGCGAGCAGCCGTATCCCTGCAAGTACTGCGATCGGGCATTCAGTATATCCTCGAACCTGCAGCGCCATGTGAGGAACATCCACAACAAGGAGCGTCCTTTTCGCTGCGAGCTCTGCGATAGATCCTTTGGCCAGCAGACGAATCTCGATCGGCACGTGAAGAAGCACGAGTCGGAGGGCAACAATTTCCGGGATTCGCCCAGTTCCAGTGGCATTGCCGAAAGGGAGGAGTACTTCGATGACATAAGGAAGTTCATGAATCGGGTCTACACGCCCAACAGTCTGGTCGGCAATGAGGGCGATACCGAGGAGTATGCCAATAGCGACGATCAGTCTGTGACTCTGGAAAAGGACAGCGGCAActtcaacaacaacagcagcaacatcagcaacaacaacagcagcggcggcaacaacaacaacaacgccaAGGCCATTACAATAAGCTCTTAG